A genome region from Dreissena polymorpha isolate Duluth1 chromosome 16, UMN_Dpol_1.0, whole genome shotgun sequence includes the following:
- the LOC127862881 gene encoding uncharacterized protein LOC127862881 isoform X1: MSEPISKKTLSELAESVVTIDKDRLMAMNSFAGNMPDPMYDTMTAALLLLGEEDPDLGGIYYSVTRNDGKGFTDLVVDYDPGDVSDATKAKAKELLSKFTLQYVERVNTMCAIVFEWAVAAANA, translated from the exons ATGAGCGAACCGATAAGTAAGAAGACCCTTTCGGAGCTAGCGGAGAGTGTGGTAACTATCGATAAGGATCGATTGATGGCTATGAACAGTTTCGCTGGCAACATGCCCGATCCTATGTATGACACTATGACGGCAGCGTTGCTTCTGCTAGGCGAGGAAGACCCG GACTTGGGTGGAATATATTACAGCGTGACAAGAAATGACGGCAAAGGCTTTACCGACTTG GTGGTAGACTACGACCCCGGCGACGTTTCAGACGCAACGAAGGCGAAGGCCAAAGAGTTGTTGTCGAAATTTACACTGCAATACGTCGAAAGAGTTAATACCATGTGCGCTATTGTGTTTGAATGG GCTGTAGCCGCAGCAAACGCTTAG
- the LOC127862882 gene encoding uncharacterized protein LOC127862882, giving the protein MSKQSSGKTLSELAESVVTIDRGRLLALNSFSADMPDPMFDTMMAALLLLGEENPDWDAIRYSLTRNDGKGLTDLVLDYDPSDVSEATKAKAKELLSKFTLQYVKRVNTVCAIVFEWAVAAADA; this is encoded by the exons ATGAGCAAACAGAGCAGTGGGAAGACCCTTTCAGAGCTAGCGGAGAGTGTAGTAACTATCGATAGGGGACGCTTGCTTGCTCTCAACAGTTTTTCTGCCGACATGCCCGACCCTATGTTTGACACTATGATGGCAGCGTTGCTTCTGCTAGGCGAGGAAAACCCG GACTGGGATGCAATCAGGTACAGCTTGACAAGAAATGACGGGAAAGGATTGACAGACTTG GTGCTAGACTACGACCCCAGCGACGTTTCAGAAGCAACGAAGGCCAAGGCCAAAGAGTTGTTGTCGAAATTTACACTGCAATACGTCAAAAGAGTTAATACCGTGTGCGCTATTGTGTTTGAATGG GCTGTAGCCGCAGCGGACGCCTAG
- the LOC127862881 gene encoding uncharacterized protein LOC127862881 isoform X2: protein MSEPISKKTLSELAESVVTIDKDRLMAMNSFAGNMPDPMYDTMTAALLLLGEEDPDLGGIYYSVTRNDGKGFTDLVVDYDPGDVSDATKAKAKELLSKFTLQYVERVNTML from the exons ATGAGCGAACCGATAAGTAAGAAGACCCTTTCGGAGCTAGCGGAGAGTGTGGTAACTATCGATAAGGATCGATTGATGGCTATGAACAGTTTCGCTGGCAACATGCCCGATCCTATGTATGACACTATGACGGCAGCGTTGCTTCTGCTAGGCGAGGAAGACCCG GACTTGGGTGGAATATATTACAGCGTGACAAGAAATGACGGCAAAGGCTTTACCGACTTG GTGGTAGACTACGACCCCGGCGACGTTTCAGACGCAACGAAGGCGAAGGCCAAAGAGTTGTTGTCGAAATTTACACTGCAATACGTCGAAAGAGTTAATACCAT GCTGTAG